A region from the Lolium perenne isolate Kyuss_39 chromosome 4, Kyuss_2.0, whole genome shotgun sequence genome encodes:
- the LOC127292430 gene encoding small ribosomal subunit protein uS13z/uS13y/uS13x, translating into MSLIAGEEFQHILRLLNTNVDGKQKIMFALTSIKGVGRRFSNIICKKADIDMDKRAGELTTDEMDRVMTVLQNPRQFKVPDWFLNRKKDYKDGKFSQVVSNQLDMKLRDDLERLKKIRNHRGLRHYWGVRVRGQHTKTTGRRGKTVGVSKKR; encoded by the exons ATG TCGCTGATCGCGGGTGAGGAGTTCCAGCACATTCTGCGTCTGCTGAACACCAACGTCGATGGTAAGCAGAAGATCATGTTCGCGCTGACCTCCATCAAGGGTGTTGGGCGCCGCTTCTCCAACATCATCTGCAAGAAGGCCGACATCGACATGGACAAGAG GGCAGGAGAGCTCACAACCGACGAAATGGACCGGGTGATGACGGTGTTGCAGAACCCGCGGCAGTTCAAGGTGCCGGACTGGTTCCTTAACAGAAAGAAGGACTACAAGGACGGCAAGTTCTCCCAGGTCGTCTCTAACCAGCTTGACATGAAGCTCAGGGATGACCTCGAGAGGCTCAAGAAGATCCG TAACCATCGTGGTCTTCGTCACTACTGGGGTGTCCGTGTCCGTGGTCAGCACACCAAGACTACCGGCAGGAGAGGAAAGACTGTTGGTGTCTCCAAGAAGCGATAA
- the LOC127292431 gene encoding glutamate dehydrogenase 1, mitochondrial isoform X1, with translation MQTRSCITPETNFLRLCFLNLSRLHDGALCGLYIHITYLKRLHDLCAAAACPLLDSNTLLCSYSGLLRRGISSNRMNALAATSRNFKQAAKLLGLDSKLEKSLLIPFREIKVECTIPKDDGTLASYVGFRVQHDNARGPMKGGIRYHHEVEPDEVNALAQLMTWKTAVANIPYGGAKGGIGCSPGDLSISELERLTRVFTQKIHDLIGIHTDVPAPDMGTNGQTMAWILDEYSKFHGYSPAVVTGKPVDLGGSLGRDAATGRGVLFATEALLAEHGKTVAGQRFVIQGFGNVGSWAAQLITEAGGKVIAISDVTGAIKNINGLDIAKLMKHSAENRGIKGFQGGDAVDSNSLLTEDCDVLIPAALGGVINKDNADDIKAKYIIEAANHPTDPEADEILAKKGVLILPDILANSGGVTVSYFEWVQNIQGFMWDEEKVNRELKTYMTRAFRDTKEMCHSHHCDLRMGAFTLGVNRVARATVLRGWEA, from the exons ATGCAAACCAGATCTTGTATTACGCCAGAGACAAATTTTTTGCGCCTCTGCTTTTTGAACTTATCCAGACTCCACGATGGAGCTCTGTGCGGCCTATATATACATATCACCTACCTGAAACGCCTCCACGATctttgtgctgctgctgcctgccCCCTGCTCGACAGTAACACTTTGCTCTGCTCCTACTCG GGGCTGCTCCGGAGGGGAATTTCGTCGAACAGGATGAATGCATTGGCGGCGACCAGCAGGAACTTCAAGCAGGCGGCCAAGCTGCTGGGTCTCGACTCCAAGCTGGAGAAGAGCTTGCTCATCCCGTTCAGGGAGATCAAG GTTGAATGCACGATTCCGAAAGACGATGGGACACTAGCATCCTATGTTGGGTTTAGGGTGCAGCACGACAATGCCAGGGGCCCTATGAAGGGTGGAATCAGATACCACCATGAG GTTGAACCTGACGAGGTCAATGCCTTGGCGCAACTAATGACATGGAAAACAGCCGTGGCTAATATCCCGTATGGAGGAGCTAAAGGTGGCATAGGATGCAGCCCCGGAGACTTGAGCATATCGGAGCTTGAAAGGCTTACCCGTGTTTTCACCCAAAAAATCCATGACTTGATTGGCATCCATACCGATGTTCCAGCTCCTGATATGGGCACCAACGGACAG ACAATGGCATGGATACTGGATGAGTACTCCAAGTTTCATGGTTACTCACCTGCTGTGGTGACAGGAAAGCCTGTG GACCTTGGAGGATCACTGGGAAGAGATGCAGCTACAGGAAGGGGAGTCCTGTTTGCTACTGAAGCCTTACTTGCAGAGCATGGCAAGACCGTCGCAGGCCAGCGTTTTGTAATACAG GGATTTGGTAATGTGGGCTCCTGGGCTGCTCAACTGATCACCGAAGCTGGCGGTAAGGTGATTGCCATCAGCGACGTCACAGGAGCCATCAAGAACATCAATGGCCTTGATATCGCCAAGCTAATGAAGCACTCAGCGGAGAACCGCGGGATCAAGGGCTTCCAGGGCGGCGACGCGGTCGACTCGAACTCTCTTCTCACTGAGGATTGTGACGTCCTCATCCCTGCAGCATTGGGTGGAGTCATAAACAA GGACAACGCTGATGATATCAAAGCAAAGTACATCATCGAGGCTGCCAATCACCCCACAGACCCCGAGGCAGACGAG ATCTTGGCGAAGAAGGGTGTGCTGATCCTGCCTGATATCCTGGCCAATTCTGGCGGCGTGACGGTGAGCTACTTTGAGTGGGTGCAGAACATCCAGGGGTTCATGTGGGACGAGGAGAAGGTGAACCGTGAGCTCAAGACGTACATGACCCGCGCCTTCAGGGACACCAAGGAGATGTGCCACAGCCACCACTGCGACCTTCGCATGGGGGCCTTCACCCTCGGCGTCAACCGCGTCGCCCGCGCCACCGTCCTCCGCGGATGGGAGGCATGA
- the LOC127292431 gene encoding glutamate dehydrogenase 1, mitochondrial isoform X3: protein MNALAATSRNFKQAAKLLGLDSKLEKSLLIPFREIKVECTIPKDDGTLASYVGFRVQHDNARGPMKGGIRYHHEVEPDEVNALAQLMTWKTAVANIPYGGAKGGIGCSPGDLSISELERLTRVFTQKIHDLIGIHTDVPAPDMGTNGQTMAWILDEYSKFHGYSPAVVTGKPVDLGGSLGRDAATGRGVLFATEALLAEHGKTVAGQRFVIQGFGNVGSWAAQLITEAGGKVIAISDVTGAIKNINGLDIAKLMKHSAENRGIKGFQGGDAVDSNSLLTEDCDVLIPAALGGVINKDNADDIKAKYIIEAANHPTDPEADEILAKKGVLILPDILANSGGVTVSYFEWVQNIQGFMWDEEKVNRELKTYMTRAFRDTKEMCHSHHCDLRMGAFTLGVNRVARATVLRGWEA, encoded by the exons ATGAATGCATTGGCGGCGACCAGCAGGAACTTCAAGCAGGCGGCCAAGCTGCTGGGTCTCGACTCCAAGCTGGAGAAGAGCTTGCTCATCCCGTTCAGGGAGATCAAG GTTGAATGCACGATTCCGAAAGACGATGGGACACTAGCATCCTATGTTGGGTTTAGGGTGCAGCACGACAATGCCAGGGGCCCTATGAAGGGTGGAATCAGATACCACCATGAG GTTGAACCTGACGAGGTCAATGCCTTGGCGCAACTAATGACATGGAAAACAGCCGTGGCTAATATCCCGTATGGAGGAGCTAAAGGTGGCATAGGATGCAGCCCCGGAGACTTGAGCATATCGGAGCTTGAAAGGCTTACCCGTGTTTTCACCCAAAAAATCCATGACTTGATTGGCATCCATACCGATGTTCCAGCTCCTGATATGGGCACCAACGGACAG ACAATGGCATGGATACTGGATGAGTACTCCAAGTTTCATGGTTACTCACCTGCTGTGGTGACAGGAAAGCCTGTG GACCTTGGAGGATCACTGGGAAGAGATGCAGCTACAGGAAGGGGAGTCCTGTTTGCTACTGAAGCCTTACTTGCAGAGCATGGCAAGACCGTCGCAGGCCAGCGTTTTGTAATACAG GGATTTGGTAATGTGGGCTCCTGGGCTGCTCAACTGATCACCGAAGCTGGCGGTAAGGTGATTGCCATCAGCGACGTCACAGGAGCCATCAAGAACATCAATGGCCTTGATATCGCCAAGCTAATGAAGCACTCAGCGGAGAACCGCGGGATCAAGGGCTTCCAGGGCGGCGACGCGGTCGACTCGAACTCTCTTCTCACTGAGGATTGTGACGTCCTCATCCCTGCAGCATTGGGTGGAGTCATAAACAA GGACAACGCTGATGATATCAAAGCAAAGTACATCATCGAGGCTGCCAATCACCCCACAGACCCCGAGGCAGACGAG ATCTTGGCGAAGAAGGGTGTGCTGATCCTGCCTGATATCCTGGCCAATTCTGGCGGCGTGACGGTGAGCTACTTTGAGTGGGTGCAGAACATCCAGGGGTTCATGTGGGACGAGGAGAAGGTGAACCGTGAGCTCAAGACGTACATGACCCGCGCCTTCAGGGACACCAAGGAGATGTGCCACAGCCACCACTGCGACCTTCGCATGGGGGCCTTCACCCTCGGCGTCAACCGCGTCGCCCGCGCCACCGTCCTCCGCGGATGGGAGGCATGA
- the LOC127292435 gene encoding uncharacterized protein: MEQEAAARAPEHVGRVTLRPFDLADVDAMTSWASDPVVLPTASTTWCPNPNPSRDALLAFLRDTVLPHPCFRAVCLSGAVVGAVSVTPTDDRCRGEVGIALSRSHWGKGAAGAVALRRAASAAFVDLEGVERVEALVDADDAPARRVLEEAGFRIEAVLRSYRTVEGRLTDVAVYSVISTDPLLD, from the coding sequence ATGGAGCAAGAAGCGGCTGCGCGGGCGCCGGAGCACGTGGGCAGGGTGACCCTCCGGCCGTTCGACCTCGCCGACGTCGACGCCATGACGTCCTGGGCATCGGACCCCGTAGTACTGCCCACGGCCTCCACGACGTGGTGCCCCAACCCCAACCCGTCCCGCGACGCGCTGCTCGCGTTCCTCCGGGACACGGTGCTCCCGCATCCCTGTTTCCGCGCCGTCTGCCTATCCGGCGCCGTCGTGGGGGCGGTGTCCGTCACGCCGACGGACGACCGGTGCCGCGGGGAGGTCGGGATCGCGCTGTCTCGCTCGCACTGGGGCAAGGGCGCGGCCGGCGCGGTGGCACTGAGACGCGCGGCGTCCGCGGCGTTCGTCGACCTGGAGGGCGTGGAGCGCGTGGAGGCGCTCGTGGACGCCGACGACGCCCCGGCCCGGCGCGTGCTGGAGGAGGCCGGGTTCCGCATCGAGGCCGTGCTGCGGAGCTACCGAACTGTCGAGGGCCGGCTCACGGACGTGGCCGTCTACAGCGTCATCTCCACCGATCCACTCCTCGACTGA